One Pseudostreptobacillus hongkongensis genomic region harbors:
- a CDS encoding metallophosphoesterase family protein gives MKILLTSDSHRDVDYLYNTIVKENPDMVIFAGDHSDDAIDISYGFDIPFYIVRGNCDYYDNTTKDIIELEIEEV, from the coding sequence ATGAAGATATTATTAACATCAGATTCGCATAGAGATGTGGATTATTTATACAATACTATAGTAAAAGAAAATCCAGATATGGTTATTTTCGCTGGAGATCATAGTGATGATGCTATAGATATTAGTTATGGATTTGATATTCCTTTCTATATTGTAAGAGGTAATTGTGACTATTATGATAATACGACTAAGGATATCATAGAATTAGAAATAGAAGAAGTT